The segment GAATGACATTCCTAGTTTCCATTTTACCTGCATTGATGGTTATTTTAGTGAGAAACAATCTTAAGGAATCTGATGTCTGGATTCAAAACAAAGACCAAATTGCAAATAGAAATCTTCTTGCAGAGTTCAAACAGCTGATTGCACCTGAACATAAGAAAATCTTCCTCATATCATTGATACTATGCATATTCGGTATGTCTGCATATTGGTACACATATTCCTGGCTTCCAACCTATCTTGCCGATGAAAGGGGTTTGGCATTGATTGGCTCTACAATTGGGGTCATAATAATTCAATGCGGAGACTTTACAGGATATACAACTTTCGGTTATGTATCTGAAAAGCTTGGAAGGCGTCCTGCATTCACAATATACAGTTTCATTATGGCAATAAGCATATCCATGATAACACTCTGTTGGAATCAAATTCTTGAAATTCCATATCTGATATTGTTATTCATGTTCCTGACAGGATTTGGAACAGGATTCTTTGGCGGATTCGGTGCATTGTTCTCAGAGCTGTTCCCTACAAAGATAAGAAACACTGCTGTTGGAACAGTCTTCAATCTTGCAAGGGGAATACAATTCATCACACCATCAATTATTACCCTTGTTGCCGCATACACTGACTTAAGCTATGGAATAGCCATTGCTGCAATATTTGCATTCCTGGTTGGTGTTTGGATATGGACATTCCCGGAAACTAGAGGAACCGTCCTGAATGAATTGGATTAAGTTAACTGACATAGTTAACTTTCTTTTTTTATTTTCTTTTATTTTTTTAAATCTTTTTTAGAACTTATTTTAATCTTTTTTCTAATCATATTCCTAATCATTATTTAAGATTCCTTATTTTTCTTTTTTAACACAAAATTATTATAAACTATTAAAAACAAATTATATTTATTATAAACTATTTAATCAAACTTATTATTTTATTATAAAGGATACGGAGATAAAATGAGTAGAATTTCTATTTTAGACAAGGACAAGTGCCAGCCTAAGAAATGCAACTATGTATGTATGCACTACTGTCCTGGTGTACGTATGGAAGAGGATACAATTGTAATTGATGAAAAGAGCAAGAAGCCGCTCATTTCAGAAGAATTATGTTCTGGATGTGGTATTTGTACCAACAGATGTCCATTTGGTGCAGTCAGTGTCATTAACTTACCTGAAGCTTTAGATGAACCTATCCACAGATATGGTCAAAACAGCTTTGAACTCTTCGGTTTGCCTACCCTTAAGGATGGAACCGTTCTTGGTTTACTTGGTCAAAACGGTATCGGTAAGTCAACCATCATGAGAATATTGTCTGGAGAGCTTATTCCAAACCTTGGAAACTATGAAGAGGAAGCGACTTGGGAAAAGGTAATTGAATATTATAAGGGTTCAGCACTCCAAAACTACTTCAAATTGCTTCAAGCTGGTGAAATAAAAACAATCCACAAGCCACAGATGGTGGATCAGCTTTCAAAAGTGGTTAAAGGA is part of the Methanobrevibacter sp. genome and harbors:
- a CDS encoding MFS transporter, encoding MLMNEEEKLNKDHYMVFGLSWAGWVFDFYDLLLFTFLVAPIQASLHFSAEMLSLCLGISLFATGLGGIVFGALGDKFGRKRVLQWTIIIYSIGTCLCAFSWNFYSLVLFRFITGLGVGGEWGTGQTYINETFPDKLRAKYGAFMQSGAPVGVILASLVGGLVTPVIGWRMTFLVSILPALMVILVRNNLKESDVWIQNKDQIANRNLLAEFKQLIAPEHKKIFLISLILCIFGMSAYWYTYSWLPTYLADERGLALIGSTIGVIIIQCGDFTGYTTFGYVSEKLGRRPAFTIYSFIMAISISMITLCWNQILEIPYLILLFMFLTGFGTGFFGGFGALFSELFPTKIRNTAVGTVFNLARGIQFITPSIITLVAAYTDLSYGIAIAAIFAFLVGVWIWTFPETRGTVLNELD